In Zea mays cultivar B73 chromosome 7, Zm-B73-REFERENCE-NAM-5.0, whole genome shotgun sequence, the following proteins share a genomic window:
- the LOC100281476 gene encoding Transcription termination factor MTEF18, mitochondrial, giving the protein MLLRAALHLNRLFSTDAALAPPKLRNLPYRLRHVAVPAARAVVSEYLHSTRCLPSSHADSIATHSPRSLFSFLAALPTVPCSLPTAEFPALLRRHLNFHPLNELPFFLESIGGPTAAPPCFNSIFLSDHPSLLGAVAALAHFGFPWSRLGLLYPGVLLDMPPDLISTRLSVLEARLHGLPRAAIIAACLTFPSLLEGDLSDYDLLIKDIATTFIGLGPDLRASNDIDAFSAVCRRMRMFYDAGTEFGSIGGLVGGSQRVFLELGEKRIAERLWFFKELGMEGKEMGRFLLSNARIFDLDFSDVVISVPRYLLNVGLAEDEVDAAVGKHPYVVGKNQLENLARVLRAMELEHRFLEKILAGGESLRYLSPEFVLEDDSYDAEVERAFLDGMAKVMVDRKAQFVDKKLEFLKSVGYGENEITTKVIPVINSTKDLLLERFDYLLERGVEYKILCRILRVFPKVLNQSKDMLNEKLNYLTEELGYSLEYLGCFPAFLCFDLENRVKPRYTMLWWLQEHGLLRKKLAPATVLANSEKRFISTLYLVHPAVPKLWLECFSSRIHMDYYLKNINQHPDNI; this is encoded by the coding sequence ATGCTGCTACGCGCCGCGCTCCACCTCAACCGCCTTTTCTCCACTGACGCCGCCCTCGCACCCCCGAAGCTGCGGAACCTGCCCTACCGTCTCCGTCACGTCGCCGTCCCCGCCGCGCGCGCTGTCGTCTCCGAGTACCTCCACTCGACGCGCTGCCTCCCGTCCTCCCACGCCGACTCCATCGCCACGCACTCCCCGCGCTCCCTCTTTTCCTTCCTCGCCGCGCTCCCCACCGTGCCGTGCTCCCTCCCCACCGCGGAGTTTCCCGCCCTCCTTCGCCGCCACCTCAACTTCCACCCGCTCAATGAGCTCCCCTTCTTCCTCGAATCAATCGGCGGGCCCACCGCGGCGCCCCCCTGCTTCAACTCCATCTTCCTTTCCGACCATCCCTCCCTGCTCGGCGCCGTCGCCGCGCTCGCGCACTTCGGATTCCCGTGGTCACGCctcggcctcctctaccctggcgTCCTCCTCGACATGCCCCCGGACCTCATCTCCACGCGCCTCTCCGTTCTCGAGGCCCGCCTCCACGGGCTTCCTCGCGCCGCCATCATCGCCGCCTGCCTCACCTTCCCATCACTTCTCGAGGGGGATCTATCCGATTATGACCTACTCATTAAGGATATCGCCACCACGTTCATAGGATTGGGACCGGATTTGAGGGCCAGCAATGACATTGACGCGTTCTCGGCGGTGTGCCGGAGGATGCGGATGTTTTATGATGCCGGGACAGAGTTTGGTAGCATTGGGGGACTCGTCGGAGGCAGCCAGAGGGTGTTTCTTGAGCTCGGGGAGAAGAGGATTGCTGAGAGGTTATGGTTCTTCAAAGAGCTGGGGATGGAGGGCAAGGAGATGGGAAGGTTTTTGCTGAGCAATGCCAGGATTTTTGATCTTGATTTCTCTGATGTGGTGATCTCAGTGCCAAGATATCTGCTGAATGTTGGATTGGCAGAGGATGAGGTTGATGCTGCGGTGGGGAAGCACCCATATGTTGTTGGGAAGAACCAGCTGGAGAACCTTGCCAGGGTGCTGCGGGCAATGGAGCTGGAGCATCGGTTCCTGGAGAAGATATTGGCAGGTGGGGAGAGTTTGCGCTATTTATCACCAGAATTTGTTTTGGAGGATGATAGCTATGATGCCGAGGTCGAAAGAGCTTTCTTGGATGGGATGGCTAAGGTCATGGTTGACAGGAAAGCACAATTTGTAGACAAGAAGCTGGAGTTCTTGAAAAGTGTTGGGTATGGTGAGAATGAGATAACCACCAAGGTAATTCCAGTCATTAACAGCACCAAGGATTTGCTGTTGGAGCGGTTTGACTACCTCCTGGAAAGAGGAGTGGAGTATAAGATACTATGTCGGATCTTGCGCGTTTTTCCGAAGGTGCTGAACCAGAGTAAGGATATGCTTAATGAGAAGTTgaactacctcacagaggagctggGCTACTCCTTGGAGTACCTGGGCTGCTTCCCTGCATTTCTGTGCTTTGATTTGGAGAACAGGGTCAAACCTAGGTATACAATGCTTTGGTGGCTCCAAGAGCATGGCTTGCTTAGAAAAAAATTAGCCCCTGCAACAGTGCTTGCTAACTCAGAGAAGAGGTTCATTAGTACCCTTTACCTTGTGCATCCTGCAGTTCCAAAGTTGTGGCTTGAGTGTTTTTCTTCAAGGATACATATGGACTATTATCTCAAGAACATCAATCAGCATCCAGACAACATATAA